The following proteins come from a genomic window of Denitromonas sp.:
- the cysB gene encoding HTH-type transcriptional regulator CysB — MNFQQLRYIVEVDRNGLNVSEAADTLFTSQPGVSKQIRALEEELGVAIFVRHGKRIVDVTEPGREVLAIARRVLADADNLQRVGEEFRNEGQGRLSIATTHTQARYMLPKVIAEFTRRYPKVRLELHQGSPRQVCDMVLSGDADLVIATEAIAEYPELVMLPCYQWNRGVVAPSDHPILKARPLTLEEIARWPIITYDSAFTGRGQMNKAFLGRGLKPNVVLTAIDSDVIKTYVRMGLGIGIVASMAFDPLMDKGLGMNDAGHLFESSTTRIGIRRNVWLRGYVYAFVELFAPALTRRVVDAAREGGGTDPGL, encoded by the coding sequence GTGAACTTCCAGCAGCTGCGTTACATCGTTGAAGTCGATCGCAATGGCCTGAACGTGTCCGAGGCGGCCGACACCTTGTTTACCTCGCAACCCGGCGTGTCGAAGCAGATCCGTGCGCTGGAGGAAGAGCTGGGGGTGGCCATCTTTGTGCGTCACGGCAAACGCATTGTCGATGTCACCGAGCCGGGCCGCGAGGTGCTGGCGATCGCCCGCCGCGTGCTCGCCGACGCCGACAACCTCCAGCGTGTTGGCGAGGAGTTCCGCAACGAGGGGCAGGGCCGGCTGTCGATCGCCACCACCCACACCCAGGCGCGCTACATGCTGCCCAAGGTGATCGCCGAGTTTACCCGGCGCTATCCCAAGGTGCGGCTGGAACTGCACCAGGGCAGTCCGCGCCAGGTGTGCGACATGGTGTTGTCGGGCGATGCCGACCTGGTGATCGCCACCGAGGCCATCGCCGAATACCCCGAGCTGGTGATGCTGCCGTGCTACCAGTGGAACCGCGGCGTGGTCGCGCCGTCGGACCACCCCATCCTCAAGGCCCGGCCGCTGACGCTGGAGGAGATCGCGCGCTGGCCGATCATCACCTATGACTCGGCGTTTACCGGGCGCGGCCAGATGAACAAGGCCTTCCTCGGCCGTGGGCTGAAGCCGAACGTGGTGCTCACCGCCATCGATTCGGACGTGATCAAGACCTATGTGCGCATGGGCCTGGGCATCGGCATCGTCGCCAGCATGGCCTTCGACCCGCTGATGGACAAGGGCCTGGGGATGAACGACGCCGGCCACCTGTTCGAGTCGAGCACCACGCGCATCGGCATCCGGCGCAATGTGTGGCTGCGCGGCTATGTGTATGCCTTTGTCGAGCTTTTTGCACCGGCGCTGACGCGGCGGGTGGTGGATGCGGCGCGCGAGGGCGGGGGGACGGATCCGGGCTTGTAG
- a CDS encoding sulfite exporter TauE/SafE family protein, translating to MDFAYTLAGFAVGAIVGLTGVGGGSLMTPLLVLMFGIHPSVAVGTDLLYAAITKAGGTLAHSLKGSVDWQITRRLATGSIPAALVTLWAVHRYAPGGMDGATHVITFALGVALVLTAVAILFRSRIQAFSTRVMGETPNPVRTRNLTIATGAILGVLVSISSVGAGALGVTALFFLYPALPALRIVGSDIAHAVPLTAVAGLGHWALGTVDWALLGSLLIGSLPGIWLGSHVSARVPDRVLRPILASTLVLVGAKMITH from the coding sequence ATGGACTTTGCCTACACCCTCGCCGGATTCGCAGTTGGCGCCATCGTCGGGCTCACCGGCGTGGGCGGCGGCTCGCTGATGACGCCGCTGCTGGTGTTGATGTTCGGCATTCATCCGTCGGTGGCGGTGGGCACCGACCTGCTCTACGCCGCCATCACCAAGGCAGGCGGCACGCTGGCGCACAGCCTCAAGGGCTCGGTGGACTGGCAGATCACCCGCCGTCTGGCCACCGGCAGCATTCCCGCGGCGCTGGTCACCCTGTGGGCGGTGCATCGCTATGCACCGGGCGGCATGGACGGCGCCACCCATGTGATTACCTTTGCGCTCGGCGTGGCCCTGGTGCTCACCGCCGTCGCCATCCTGTTCCGCAGCCGCATCCAGGCCTTCTCGACCCGGGTGATGGGCGAGACGCCCAATCCGGTGCGCACCCGCAACCTGACCATCGCCACCGGCGCGATCCTGGGCGTGCTGGTGTCGATTTCCTCCGTCGGCGCGGGGGCACTGGGCGTCACCGCGCTGTTCTTTCTGTATCCTGCGCTACCCGCCCTGCGCATCGTCGGTTCCGACATCGCCCACGCCGTGCCGCTCACCGCGGTGGCCGGCCTGGGTCACTGGGCCCTCGGCACGGTCGATTGGGCCCTGCTCGGCAGCCTGTTGATTGGCTCCCTGCCCGGCATCTGGCTGGGCAGCCATGTTTCAGCGCGGGTCCCCGACCGCGTTCTGCGTCCGATCCTGGCCAGCACCCTGGTGCTGGTGGGCGCAAAAATGATCACTCACTGA
- a CDS encoding nitrite/sulfite reductase yields the protein MYRYDDYDQQLVDERVAQFTDQTRRYFAGELTDEEFLPLRLQNGIYIQRHAPMLRLAIPYGNLRADQVRMYGHIARTYDRGYGHFTTRHNMQFNWCKLEKMPEILAKLATVQLHAIQTSGNCIRNTSTDPFAGVAEDERIDPRPWCELIRQWSTFHPEFAYLPRKFKIAVNGAEEDRAVIRCHDIGLELVKNAAGETGFRIFVGGGLGRTPIIGEQITDFVAWPHLLTYCEAILRVYNRFGRRDNKFKARIKIIVKALGIDEFRRRVEDEWAHLKDGPSTLTQAELDRVAACFVDPDYKTLPKTDAGYAQALADNKPFAAWAKRNVRGHKKPGYASVVLSLKKTGVPPGDVTDTQLDLIADLADRYSFGEVRVTHEQNMVLADVEQSELFALWEQARAGGLATPNIGLLTDIICCPGGDFCSLANAKSIPIAEAVQRRFDDLDYLHDIGELELNISGCMNACGHHHVGHIGILGVDKNGEEWYQITIGGSQGNDTQLGKVIGPSFAAADVPDVIEALINTYIAQRHEGERFVDTVHRLGAEPFKQAVYGDRTPAQRKVANG from the coding sequence ATGTATCGCTACGACGATTACGACCAGCAGCTGGTGGATGAGCGCGTCGCGCAGTTCACCGACCAGACGCGCCGCTATTTCGCCGGCGAGCTGACCGACGAGGAGTTCCTGCCGCTGCGCCTGCAGAACGGCATCTACATCCAGCGGCACGCGCCGATGCTGCGTCTGGCGATCCCCTACGGCAACCTGCGCGCCGACCAGGTGCGCATGTACGGCCACATCGCCCGCACCTACGACCGCGGCTACGGCCACTTCACCACGCGCCACAACATGCAGTTCAACTGGTGCAAGCTGGAGAAGATGCCCGAAATCCTCGCCAAGCTGGCCACCGTGCAGCTGCACGCCATCCAGACCTCGGGCAACTGCATCCGCAACACCTCGACCGATCCGTTCGCCGGCGTCGCCGAAGACGAGCGCATCGACCCGCGCCCGTGGTGCGAGCTGATCCGCCAGTGGAGTACCTTCCACCCCGAGTTCGCCTACCTGCCACGCAAGTTCAAGATTGCCGTCAATGGCGCGGAAGAAGACCGCGCCGTGATCCGCTGCCACGACATCGGCCTCGAACTGGTCAAGAACGCCGCGGGCGAGACGGGCTTCCGCATCTTCGTCGGCGGCGGCCTGGGCCGCACACCGATCATCGGCGAGCAGATCACCGACTTCGTGGCCTGGCCGCACCTGCTCACCTATTGCGAAGCCATCCTGCGGGTGTACAACCGCTTCGGCCGCCGCGACAACAAGTTCAAGGCGCGCATCAAGATCATCGTCAAGGCGCTGGGCATCGACGAGTTCCGCCGCCGCGTCGAGGACGAGTGGGCACACCTCAAGGACGGCCCGAGCACGCTGACCCAGGCCGAACTCGACCGTGTCGCCGCCTGTTTCGTCGATCCCGACTACAAGACGCTGCCGAAGACCGACGCCGGCTATGCCCAGGCCCTGGCCGACAACAAGCCCTTTGCCGCCTGGGCCAAGCGTAACGTGCGCGGTCACAAGAAGCCGGGCTACGCCAGCGTGGTGCTGTCGCTCAAGAAGACCGGCGTGCCGCCGGGCGACGTCACCGACACCCAGCTCGACCTGATCGCCGACCTGGCCGACCGCTACAGCTTCGGCGAGGTGCGCGTCACCCACGAGCAGAACATGGTGCTCGCCGACGTCGAGCAGTCCGAACTGTTCGCCCTGTGGGAACAGGCCCGCGCGGGCGGGCTGGCCACGCCCAACATCGGCCTGCTGACCGACATCATCTGCTGCCCGGGCGGTGATTTCTGCAGCCTCGCCAATGCCAAGTCGATCCCCATCGCCGAGGCCGTGCAGCGCCGCTTCGACGACCTGGACTACCTGCACGACATCGGCGAGCTGGAGCTGAACATCTCCGGCTGCATGAACGCCTGTGGTCATCACCATGTCGGCCACATCGGCATTCTCGGCGTCGATAAGAACGGTGAGGAGTGGTACCAGATCACCATCGGCGGCAGCCAGGGCAACGACACGCAGCTGGGCAAGGTGATCGGCCCGTCCTTTGCGGCGGCCGACGTGCCCGACGTGATCGAGGCGCTCATCAACACTTACATCGCGCAACGCCACGAAGGCGAGCGCTTCGTCGACACCGTGCATCGCCTCGGCGCCGAGCCGTTCAAGCAGGCGGTATACGGCGACCGCACGCCGGCACAAAGGAAGGTGGCCAATGGCTAA
- a CDS encoding DUF934 domain-containing protein — protein sequence MAKLIKNQQIIDDAWQVLALEAEADPAAVTVPAGQWIVPFTVWQAQPALAARGDVAPLLEGTDEPAELAGQLDAVPLVAVNFPRFADGRGYSTATLLRSRYGYTGELRAVGDVLRDQFNYLTRCGFDALQPPAGKYTDAQLEAALASLADFTEPYQASVAFREPLFRRHQRSAA from the coding sequence ATGGCTAAGCTCATCAAGAACCAGCAGATCATCGACGACGCCTGGCAGGTGCTGGCGCTCGAAGCCGAGGCCGACCCGGCCGCAGTGACGGTGCCGGCCGGCCAGTGGATCGTGCCCTTCACCGTGTGGCAGGCCCAGCCGGCGCTGGCCGCGCGCGGCGATGTCGCCCCCCTGCTCGAGGGCACCGACGAGCCGGCCGAGCTCGCCGGCCAGCTCGACGCCGTGCCGCTGGTGGCGGTCAACTTCCCGCGCTTTGCCGACGGCCGCGGCTACTCGACCGCCACCCTGCTGCGCAGCCGCTACGGCTACACCGGCGAGTTGCGCGCCGTCGGCGACGTGCTGCGCGACCAGTTCAACTACCTCACCCGCTGCGGCTTCGACGCCCTGCAACCGCCCGCAGGCAAATACACCGACGCCCAGCTCGAAGCGGCGCTGGCCAGCCTGGCCGACTTCACCGAGCCCTACCAGGCCTCGGTGGCCTTCCGCGAACCGCTGTTCCGCCGCCATCAACGGAGCGCAGCATGA
- a CDS encoding phosphoadenylyl-sulfate reductase, producing MRENDPHAQSHATSLPPEGAQSGLGRPGAGLASVSPLRRPVENPATRPELTDALRAEVAARAETALAFLKAAVAEFGGEGQLTFANSFGAEDMVLTDLILRHGLPIEIFSLDTGRLPAETYTLMGEVESRYETKLKVFFPDTAAVEAYVRGEGINAFYDSMDLRKRCCHIRKVEPLGRALAGKKAWITGLRAAQAATRTSLPTREFDAGNGLEKLNPLVAWSEADVWAYIRLHAVPYNALHDQFYPSIGCAPCTRAVAIGEDVRAGRWWWEDPTAKECGLHVKKS from the coding sequence ATGAGGGAGAACGACCCCCACGCTCAGTCGCACGCGACCTCGCTGCCCCCCGAGGGGGCGCAGTCCGGCTTGGGGCGGCCCGGCGCCGGACTGGCATCCGTATCTCCCCTGCGCCGCCCGGTCGAAAACCCGGCCACCCGCCCCGAGCTGACCGACGCCCTGCGCGCCGAGGTCGCCGCCCGCGCCGAGACGGCCCTGGCCTTCCTGAAGGCCGCGGTCGCCGAATTCGGTGGCGAGGGCCAGCTGACCTTCGCCAACAGCTTCGGCGCCGAAGACATGGTGCTGACCGACCTGATCCTCAGGCACGGCCTGCCGATCGAGATCTTCTCGCTCGACACCGGCCGCCTGCCGGCCGAAACCTACACCCTGATGGGCGAGGTCGAGTCGCGTTACGAGACCAAACTCAAGGTCTTCTTCCCCGACACCGCGGCGGTCGAAGCCTATGTGCGCGGCGAAGGCATCAACGCCTTCTACGACTCGATGGACCTGCGCAAGCGCTGCTGCCACATCCGCAAGGTCGAGCCGCTAGGCCGCGCCCTGGCCGGCAAGAAAGCCTGGATCACCGGCCTGCGCGCCGCCCAGGCCGCCACCCGCACCAGCCTGCCGACGCGCGAATTCGACGCCGGCAACGGGCTGGAAAAACTCAACCCGCTGGTCGCCTGGTCGGAGGCCGACGTGTGGGCCTACATCCGCCTGCACGCGGTGCCCTACAACGCCCTGCACGACCAGTTCTACCCGAGCATCGGCTGCGCGCCCTGTACCCGCGCCGTCGCCATCGGCGAAGACGTCCGCGCCGGCCGCTGGTGGTGGGAAGACCCCACCGCCAAGGAATGCGGCCTGCACGTCAAGAAGTCCTGA
- the cysD gene encoding sulfate adenylyltransferase subunit CysD has product MTTLTQQTLTHLDWLEAEAIHIMREVAGQCSSPVLLFSGGKDSVCMLRIAEKAFRPGRFPFPLMHIDTGHNYPEVIAFRDKRAAELGERLIVRSLEDSMARGSIVLKHEHESRNKHQSVTLLEAIEEFGFDCCIGGARRDEEKARAKERIMSFRDEFGQWDPKNQRPELWNLYNARSHKGENIRAFPISNWTELDVWQYIQREQLELPSIYFAHTRPVVRKGELLMPVTDLTPAKPGDTIEEVMVRFRTVGDVSCTAPVASDADTVDKILAETATTTITERGATRMDDQTSEASMEQRKKEGYF; this is encoded by the coding sequence ATGACCACGCTCACCCAACAAACGCTCACTCATCTCGACTGGCTCGAAGCCGAAGCCATCCACATCATGCGCGAGGTGGCCGGCCAGTGCAGCAGCCCGGTGCTGCTGTTCTCCGGCGGCAAGGACTCGGTGTGCATGCTGCGCATTGCCGAAAAGGCCTTCCGCCCGGGGCGCTTCCCCTTCCCGCTGATGCACATCGACACCGGCCACAACTACCCGGAAGTCATCGCCTTTCGCGACAAGCGCGCCGCCGAACTCGGCGAGCGCCTGATCGTGCGTTCGCTCGAAGACTCCATGGCCCGCGGCAGCATCGTGCTCAAGCATGAGCATGAATCGCGCAACAAGCACCAGTCGGTGACCCTGCTCGAAGCGATCGAGGAATTCGGCTTCGACTGCTGCATCGGCGGCGCCCGGCGCGACGAGGAAAAAGCCCGCGCCAAGGAGCGGATCATGAGTTTCCGCGACGAGTTCGGCCAGTGGGACCCGAAGAACCAGCGTCCCGAGCTGTGGAACCTCTACAACGCGCGCTCGCACAAGGGCGAGAACATCCGCGCCTTCCCGATCAGCAACTGGACCGAGCTGGACGTGTGGCAATACATCCAGCGCGAGCAGCTCGAGCTGCCGTCGATCTACTTTGCCCACACCCGCCCGGTGGTGCGCAAGGGCGAGCTGCTGATGCCGGTCACCGACCTGACCCCGGCCAAGCCGGGCGACACGATCGAAGAGGTGATGGTGCGCTTCCGCACCGTCGGCGACGTGAGCTGCACCGCGCCGGTGGCCTCCGACGCCGACACGGTCGACAAGATCCTCGCCGAGACGGCCACCACCACCATCACCGAACGCGGCGCCACGCGCATGGACGACCAGACCTCCGAAGCGTCCATGGAGCAGCGCAAGAAGGAAGGCTATTTCTAG
- a CDS encoding cyclic nucleotide-binding/CBS domain-containing protein has translation MPQRSIDSVIQPDSYLIVSPDTPVREVVCQMAKARLSAALIAEHGVLTGIFTEYDATFRVLGARLDADTAPVAQVMTHNPVTTTAHHPFGHALHMMYEGGFRHLPVVDHNRRPVGMVTSKDALAIDAIELEKELVRREEITVIL, from the coding sequence ATGCCACAGCGTTCCATTGACTCAGTCATCCAGCCCGACAGCTATCTGATCGTCTCACCCGACACCCCCGTGCGGGAGGTCGTCTGCCAGATGGCGAAAGCGCGGCTCAGCGCCGCACTCATCGCCGAGCACGGCGTCCTCACCGGCATCTTCACCGAATACGACGCCACCTTCCGCGTCCTCGGCGCGCGGCTGGACGCCGACACCGCGCCGGTCGCCCAGGTGATGACCCACAACCCGGTCACCACCACCGCCCACCACCCCTTCGGCCACGCTCTGCACATGATGTACGAAGGTGGCTTTCGGCACCTGCCGGTGGTCGACCACAACCGCCGCCCGGTCGGCATGGTCACCAGCAAGGACGCACTGGCCATCGATGCCATCGAACTGGAGAAGGAACTGGTGCGACGGGAGGAGATCACGGTCATCCTTTGA
- a CDS encoding IS1182 family transposase encodes MGFVQGESRTQGSLFPVSLDELIGDDHLVRVIDLWVDRVEVGRLGFARAQPKHTGRPPYDPADLLKLYLYGYLNQVRSSRKLEREAQRNIELLWLLRQLRPDFKTIANFRRENGQALVLACRAFVGFCREQSLVTGQLVAIDGSKFGAVASKRKVISKAKLARERERIDARIAQYLVELDAADRSEGDEAVPDQAQLSTTIARLKHQRDNVISAHALMEEMDVAHHVQGEPEARLMKTAQGPSRVAWNVQSAVDGEHGLIIHHEVTDEASDNRQLEPMAKAAQTVLGQAELTVVADAGYSNGAQLDACERSGIAAFVPPNRAINNQGDGALFQKDQFVFDAQRDGYHCPAGQFLARKQAMHKRREVIYAATVCGACPLKRQCTNAKYRHVSRHNHEAALESARARLEADPNKMRERRSLVEHPFGTLKTHILGNGRLLLRGASGARAEMALAVLAYNFRRVSNILGNGRIIEVLATA; translated from the coding sequence ATGGGTTTCGTTCAAGGCGAATCACGAACGCAGGGCAGCTTGTTTCCTGTGTCGCTCGATGAGTTGATCGGAGACGATCATCTGGTGCGCGTCATCGACCTATGGGTCGATCGCGTTGAGGTCGGGCGGCTGGGCTTTGCCCGGGCTCAGCCCAAGCACACCGGGCGCCCGCCCTATGATCCGGCCGATCTGCTCAAGCTGTACCTGTATGGCTACCTCAATCAGGTGCGCTCCTCGCGCAAGCTCGAGCGCGAAGCCCAGCGCAATATCGAGTTGCTGTGGCTGCTGCGCCAGTTGCGCCCCGACTTCAAGACCATCGCCAACTTCCGTCGCGAGAATGGCCAGGCCCTGGTGCTGGCCTGTCGCGCGTTTGTGGGGTTCTGCCGCGAGCAATCACTGGTCACTGGCCAGCTGGTAGCCATCGACGGCTCAAAATTCGGTGCGGTGGCCAGCAAGCGCAAGGTGATCAGCAAGGCGAAGCTGGCGCGGGAGCGCGAACGGATTGATGCGCGCATCGCGCAGTATCTGGTCGAACTGGATGCGGCGGATCGTTCGGAAGGCGATGAAGCTGTCCCCGATCAAGCGCAGTTGAGCACAACGATCGCGCGCCTCAAGCACCAGCGCGACAACGTGATCAGTGCGCACGCGCTGATGGAAGAGATGGATGTGGCCCACCACGTGCAGGGCGAACCGGAAGCGCGCCTGATGAAGACGGCGCAGGGCCCCTCGCGTGTGGCCTGGAACGTGCAAAGCGCGGTCGATGGCGAGCACGGGCTGATCATTCATCACGAGGTGACGGACGAGGCGAGCGATAACCGCCAACTCGAGCCAATGGCCAAGGCTGCCCAGACGGTACTCGGGCAAGCTGAGCTGACGGTTGTGGCCGATGCCGGCTACTCCAATGGCGCACAACTCGACGCGTGCGAGCGCTCGGGCATTGCGGCCTTCGTACCTCCGAATCGCGCGATCAACAACCAGGGGGACGGTGCCCTGTTCCAGAAGGATCAATTCGTCTTCGATGCGCAGCGCGACGGCTATCACTGCCCGGCCGGACAGTTTCTTGCCCGCAAGCAGGCGATGCACAAGCGCAGGGAAGTGATCTATGCCGCCACGGTCTGCGGCGCTTGCCCATTGAAGCGCCAATGCACCAACGCCAAATACCGGCATGTGAGCCGCCACAACCATGAAGCGGCACTTGAATCAGCCCGCGCCCGGCTGGAAGCCGACCCGAACAAGATGCGCGAGCGCCGTTCGCTCGTTGAGCACCCCTTCGGAACGCTCAAGACACACATCCTTGGCAACGGGCGCTTGCTGTTGCGAGGCGCCAGCGGCGCGCGTGCAGAAATGGCATTGGCGGTACTGGCTTACAACTTCCGCCGAGTGAGCAACATCCTAGGAAATGGCCGAATCATCGAGGTGCTTGCCACCGCGTGA
- a CDS encoding DUF2853 family protein yields the protein MSDYLADVQKFAPKADAAVVDKIVKYCGIALRNKDSSLVSASDKAELDRVRDGFAKKKLELEPAAAEAGIAKVCEKMKGVNQKSRVTFYYLLAEATGTLGKLA from the coding sequence ATGAGCGATTATTTGGCTGACGTACAGAAGTTCGCACCCAAGGCGGATGCAGCGGTTGTCGACAAGATCGTGAAATACTGCGGCATCGCCTTGCGCAACAAGGACTCGTCGCTGGTGTCGGCCTCCGACAAGGCGGAGCTGGACCGTGTGCGCGATGGTTTCGCCAAGAAAAAGCTGGAGCTTGAGCCGGCCGCAGCCGAGGCGGGGATCGCCAAGGTGTGCGAGAAGATGAAGGGCGTGAACCAGAAAAGCCGAGTGACCTTCTACTACCTGCTGGCCGAAGCCACCGGCACGCTGGGCAAGCTGGCCTGA
- a CDS encoding AsmA family protein codes for MILKGLQLSLERRADGKTNWDDLTERHPADDTGAGPGEPSGGGEPAALAVGGIDIQDAVIRWEDEASNARHSLSDVDIRMGQIAPGVPFDIDLAASFAASEPAVQGRFTVNGKASLDLAARQYALAGLRAALKASGEGVPGGAVDAGVMADLALDLAQGTVSVKGLSLKAYEVTVTGALEGSGLPDAAVLRGPVVLEGLNPRQLLDRLKVSAPRTANPERLKRAALKGQLTLTPTRIALDTLVATLDDSKLSGRLEVADLARQAVRFDLSIDTLDVNSYLPPAPANGSAAGAPAAAPANAKGTEASSLDSLRSLDADGRIQVGKLKAAGMQAADIDVGIKAAGGRLTVSPKGVIYDGRLDSVVTVDTRPTPPALAISGGLDGVQIGPLLRDLTAKPERLTGRARIDFKLKGTGLDAPALKQTLAGTTTLNVRDGAVKGVNIAQYLREAQAALTGQKADSASGPAQTDFSDLNATIVLGGGVARNDDLAMRSPLLRVGGEGTADLVRERIDYRISAAVVGTLTGQGGKSLDQVRGVTVPVRVGGSFAEPTYALDTEALLAGAVKGRLEQEKAVVKEKVEAVREKAKDQLKEELKKGLGGLFR; via the coding sequence GTGATCCTCAAGGGCCTGCAACTGAGCCTCGAGCGCCGTGCCGATGGCAAGACCAACTGGGACGACCTGACCGAGCGGCACCCGGCGGATGACACCGGCGCCGGGCCGGGCGAACCCTCGGGCGGCGGCGAACCGGCGGCGCTGGCGGTGGGCGGCATCGATATCCAGGATGCGGTCATCCGCTGGGAGGACGAGGCCAGCAATGCGCGTCACAGCCTGAGTGATGTCGATATCCGCATGGGGCAGATCGCCCCCGGTGTGCCCTTTGACATCGATCTGGCGGCCAGCTTCGCGGCCAGCGAACCGGCCGTCCAGGGCCGCTTCACCGTCAACGGCAAGGCATCGCTGGATCTGGCGGCCAGGCAGTACGCCCTGGCCGGCTTGCGGGCGGCGCTCAAAGCCAGCGGCGAGGGCGTGCCCGGTGGTGCCGTCGATGCCGGCGTGATGGCCGACCTGGCGCTCGATCTGGCGCAGGGCACCGTCTCGGTGAAGGGGCTGTCGCTGAAGGCGTACGAGGTGACCGTGACCGGTGCGCTCGAGGGCAGTGGATTGCCGGATGCTGCGGTGCTGCGCGGCCCGGTGGTGCTCGAAGGACTCAATCCGCGGCAGCTGCTCGACCGGCTCAAGGTCAGCGCGCCGCGCACGGCCAACCCGGAGCGGCTCAAGCGCGCCGCGCTCAAAGGCCAGCTGACGCTCACGCCAACGCGGATCGCGCTCGATACGCTGGTTGCCACGCTCGATGACAGCAAGTTGAGCGGCCGGCTCGAAGTGGCGGATCTGGCCCGCCAGGCGGTACGTTTCGATCTGTCGATTGATACGCTGGATGTCAACAGCTATCTGCCGCCGGCGCCAGCCAACGGCAGTGCTGCGGGTGCGCCGGCGGCGGCCCCGGCCAACGCAAAGGGCACGGAGGCATCGTCCCTCGACAGCCTGCGGTCGCTGGACGCCGATGGGCGGATCCAGGTTGGCAAGCTCAAGGCCGCCGGCATGCAGGCTGCCGACATCGATGTCGGCATCAAGGCCGCCGGTGGCCGCCTGACGGTCAGCCCCAAGGGGGTGATCTATGACGGCAGGCTCGACAGCGTGGTCACGGTCGATACGCGGCCGACGCCTCCGGCCCTGGCGATCAGTGGCGGCCTGGACGGTGTCCAGATCGGCCCGCTGTTGCGCGACCTCACCGCCAAGCCGGAACGGCTGACCGGCCGCGCCCGGATCGACTTCAAGCTCAAGGGCACCGGGCTGGACGCCCCTGCGCTCAAACAGACGCTGGCTGGCACGACGACCTTGAACGTGCGCGATGGGGCGGTCAAGGGCGTCAACATCGCGCAATACCTGCGCGAGGCGCAGGCGGCGCTGACCGGGCAGAAGGCCGACAGTGCCAGTGGCCCGGCGCAAACCGATTTTTCCGATCTCAACGCGACCATCGTGCTCGGCGGCGGTGTGGCCCGCAACGACGACCTGGCCATGCGTTCACCGCTGTTGCGGGTCGGCGGCGAAGGCACGGCCGATCTGGTGCGGGAGCGGATCGACTACCGCATCAGCGCCGCCGTGGTCGGCACGCTGACCGGCCAGGGCGGCAAGTCGCTCGACCAGGTCCGGGGCGTGACGGTGCCGGTGCGCGTCGGCGGCAGCTTTGCCGAGCCGACGTATGCGCTCGATACCGAGGCGCTGCTGGCCGGTGCGGTCAAGGGGCGGCTCGAGCAGGAAAAGGCGGTGGTCAAGGAGAAGGTGGAGGCCGTGCGCGAGAAGGCCAAGGATCAGCTCAAGGAAGAGTTGAAGAAGGGCCTGGGCGGTCTGTTCCGCTGA
- a CDS encoding AsmA family protein, translating into MKSVLRIVLGLGLLVLVSLGALAAYLAFVFDANDYRERLSEAVAEQTGRRLTLSGELKLSVFPWLGIELGAAELGNAPGFSDRPFAALTAAEARVKLLPLLRKEIAVEPGDPQGPATEPRAPCRWQDQLGRPDRAAPGG; encoded by the coding sequence ATGAAATCCGTGTTGCGCATCGTGCTTGGGCTGGGGTTGCTGGTGCTGGTGTCGCTGGGGGCGCTGGCCGCGTACCTGGCGTTTGTGTTTGACGCCAATGACTATCGTGAGCGGCTCAGCGAGGCGGTGGCCGAGCAGACGGGGCGGCGGCTGACGCTCTCCGGTGAGCTCAAGCTGTCGGTGTTTCCGTGGCTGGGAATCGAGCTGGGGGCGGCCGAGCTGGGCAATGCACCGGGTTTTTCCGATCGCCCCTTCGCCGCGCTCACGGCCGCCGAGGCGCGGGTCAAGCTGCTGCCCCTGCTGCGCAAGGAGATTGCGGTCGAACCGGGTGATCCTCAAGGGCCTGCAACTGAGCCTCGAGCGCCGTGCCGATGGCAAGACCAACTGGGACGACCTGACCGAGCGGCACCCGGCGGATGA